The following proteins are encoded in a genomic region of Candidatus Methylospira mobilis:
- a CDS encoding recombinase family protein: protein MLIGYARISTDDQNLDLQHDALTQAGCSKQYEDKESGAKAERPGLLTALDVLRDGDTLVVWRLDRLGRSLKDLIALVEKLEKRGVALKSLQENIDTGSSGGKLVFHLFGALAEFERNLIRERTQAGLSAARARGRTGGRPKALDSNKRQLAIRLYHERQHSIDELCRMMGISKPTLYSYLAEADADAIHAA, encoded by the coding sequence ATGCTTATTGGTTATGCCAGGATTTCTACTGATGATCAGAACCTTGACCTGCAGCACGACGCGCTCACGCAGGCCGGCTGTTCCAAACAGTATGAAGACAAGGAAAGTGGGGCCAAGGCGGAGCGCCCCGGTCTGCTGACCGCTCTGGATGTGCTGCGTGACGGCGACACGCTGGTGGTCTGGCGGTTGGATCGGCTGGGGCGCTCCCTCAAAGACCTGATTGCCTTGGTCGAGAAGCTTGAGAAGCGCGGGGTTGCACTCAAAAGCCTGCAGGAAAATATCGACACCGGCAGTAGCGGCGGTAAACTGGTGTTTCATCTGTTTGGCGCGCTGGCTGAATTCGAGCGCAACCTGATCCGCGAACGCACCCAGGCAGGACTGTCAGCCGCCAGGGCGAGAGGACGAACCGGCGGACGTCCTAAGGCGCTGGATTCCAATAAGCGGCAACTCGCCATTCGCCTTTACCATGAACGCCAGCACAGTATTGATGAGCTCTGCCGGATGATGGGCATCTCAAAACCAACGCTGTATAGCTATTTGGCGGAAGCCGATGCCGACGCCATTCACGCGGCATAA